The following coding sequences lie in one Mustelus asterias chromosome 6, sMusAst1.hap1.1, whole genome shotgun sequence genomic window:
- the LOC144494710 gene encoding leucine-rich repeat-containing protein 19-like, which yields MRICWIKLWTGNVILTTAAIASALCSFGDRTCDYSGMSLILIPHDLPANTTKLKLTNNSISLTYHDVQILSNLTQLKELYLGYNLICNLTLGAFNNLKKLSVLELHNNCLTNVDRDIMKPLNLSHLTLYGNQWNCSCGLLGLQMWLNESKVHLGNENITTCETPKEMQFCTIKKALIKQSECFPVPTLASSPHSATIQTTFDINLSKNMNNPALQSPTVTVENATGNRTNSSDQSKFGKSWKLVVGVMATSIGISSILVLFAKCINWYNCLFAYHHHRLQEEPELFMENTSTATEDSVPQALGKTKNSGQQTEVKTTPEEDDGYIEDGYIDSIRINNCEEQ from the exons tgtGACTACAGCGGAATGAGCTTGATATTGATCCCTCATGATCTACCTGCGAACACAACAAAGCTAAAACTCACGAACAACAGCATTTCTTTAACTTATCACGATGTTCAAATTCTTTCGAATTTAACTCAACTTAAAGAATTGTATCTCGGATATAACCTCATCTGCAATTTAACTTTAGGAGCATTCAATAATTTAAAAAAGTTGTCTGTATTGGAACTGCACAACAACTGCCTTACAAACGTTGACAGAGATATTATGAAACCACTGAATTTATCACATTTAACACTGTATGGAAATCAATGGAACTGTAGCTGTGGCCTTCTAGGTTTACAGATGTGGCTTAATGAGTCAAAAGTACATCTGG GTAATGAGAACATCACAACATGTGAGACCCCTAAGGAAATGCAATTCTGCACCATCAAAAAAGCTCTCATCAAGCAAAGTGAATGCTTCCCAGTCCCTACATTAGCATCATCTCCACATAGTGCTACGATCCAAACTACATTTGACATAAATCTATCCAAAAATATGAACAATCCAGCACTGCAATCTCCCACCGTGACTGTAGAAAACGCCACTGGGAATCGAACAAACAGTTCAG acCAATCCAAATTTGGGAAATCCTGGAAATTAGTGGTCGGTGTCATGGCAACCTCTATTGGCATATCTTCGATACTTGTCCTCTTTGCAAAATGCATTAATTGGTACAACTGCCTCTTTGCCTACCATCATCATCGATTGCAGGAAGAACCAGAGCTTTTCATGGAAAATACATCTACAGCAACAGAGGATAGTGTCCCACAGGCATTAGGAAAAACTAAAAACAGTGGCCAACAAACTGAAGTGAAGACAACTCCTGAAGAAGATGATGGTTATATTGAAGATGGCTATATAGATTCAATAAGAATCAATAATTGTGAGGAGCAGTAA